In Bacteroidota bacterium, a single window of DNA contains:
- a CDS encoding SBBP repeat-containing protein: MKNILFFCITLGAISVRAQILPGKESGTDSKYPINKSLKGNGMVFTQNKGQIVDMNQQARPDVLYKGNGGGIDVYLRKTGISYVCSNLGKELHEIKEQVEEKEKKDHLSKHEAQELKNKLEQEAEIKIHRLDVDFVGANPSPEIQTADQVEGYTNYYYAHCPQGITNVYSYNTIIQKNVYKGVDVKYYGGKEHGLKYDIVVNPGADPHQIKLKYSGAEVMLENEILKVKTPLGDVIEYLPKVYQVINGKIVDVEAKYVLTLISEVETYVNFSVAGYNSSYPLIIDPYWATYFGGDKSEFGTGIATDPNGNVVISGTTYGGIFPAVASGVNIVWQPVFGGDVADAFVAKFNPTGNLLWATFYGGNKRDEGTGIGTDFSGNIVLTGWTQWIMPGVSFPTGASAGNVIWQSAGGGGNEAFIVKFDANGNRLWATLYGGNKWDQGNSIATDLNGNVIITGFTLGGTFPMAKTGVNIVQQATFGGGFDDAFLVKFSPTGGLLWATYCGGASDDEGNDIATDSGGNIVITGWTASVNFPILTLALAYSQAPGGADAFVVKYNTGGVLIWSTYYGGTSTEKGVGIATDYADNIVITGYTFSTDFPVGATAGNVIHQSSLLGTGWAADAIVVKFDKNGLRQWATYYGISNPASVFGAWADDIATDGDNNIFLLMEEEDTYINPVIISTLADVCAWQPNFGGKEDQIIVKFVANGEKKCATYLGGTGEDDIDSGGGIAIFGNSLFITGYNLDGGYPVSAGAWQTVKDIWASDAFVASLCTNICEGKILSLDFSESTNDICPNIPITFTPTVANSCDTTGYKFHWVFTGGNPATSDSVKPTILFSHAGTHDVKLVVTTICKKDSIVKINNITVNSCGCSLSSQTNVNTNVSCNGGNNGSATVVISNGSGGNYTYKWSNGSTGITTATSISVTGLSAGVYTVTISGGMCTSSSTVTIISPPPIIGQFTKGTADCTGCGCKEWIMVNATGGTNPYIYNWPDGYINRYKNTLCPGTYSVNVKDKNGCSIIVNVTAP, encoded by the coding sequence ATGAAAAATATATTATTTTTCTGTATAACGCTTGGTGCAATTAGTGTCAGGGCGCAAATTTTGCCCGGCAAGGAATCTGGCACTGATTCAAAGTATCCTATTAACAAATCTTTAAAAGGTAATGGAATGGTCTTTACTCAAAATAAAGGACAGATAGTTGATATGAACCAACAGGCGCGCCCTGATGTATTGTATAAAGGTAATGGTGGCGGGATTGATGTGTATTTGCGCAAAACAGGAATAAGTTATGTATGCAGTAACCTGGGCAAAGAGCTGCACGAAATTAAAGAGCAAGTAGAAGAAAAAGAAAAGAAAGACCACTTATCCAAACATGAAGCACAGGAACTAAAAAATAAATTAGAACAGGAGGCAGAAATAAAAATACACCGGTTAGATGTTGACTTTGTAGGAGCAAACCCTAGCCCGGAAATACAAACAGCCGATCAGGTAGAAGGCTATACAAATTATTACTATGCCCACTGCCCGCAAGGAATCACTAATGTTTATTCATATAACACTATAATTCAGAAAAATGTGTACAAAGGGGTTGATGTAAAATATTATGGAGGAAAAGAACATGGATTAAAGTATGACATCGTGGTAAATCCGGGCGCCGATCCACATCAAATAAAATTAAAATATTCAGGAGCAGAAGTCATGCTGGAAAATGAAATATTAAAAGTTAAAACTCCTTTAGGAGATGTTATAGAATACTTACCAAAAGTATATCAGGTAATAAATGGAAAAATTGTAGATGTAGAAGCTAAATATGTGTTAACTCTCATTTCAGAAGTTGAAACGTATGTTAACTTCTCGGTTGCTGGATATAATTCCTCATATCCGTTGATTATTGATCCATATTGGGCAACATATTTTGGAGGAGATAAGTCAGAGTTTGGTACCGGGATTGCTACAGATCCGAATGGTAATGTAGTTATTTCCGGAACTACTTATGGTGGTATTTTTCCTGCTGTGGCGAGTGGCGTCAATATAGTTTGGCAACCAGTTTTTGGGGGAGATGTTGCAGACGCCTTCGTGGCGAAATTCAATCCGACCGGTAACCTATTATGGGCAACCTTTTATGGGGGAAACAAACGGGATGAAGGTACCGGAATAGGTACTGATTTTTCAGGCAACATTGTTCTTACTGGTTGGACTCAATGGATTATGCCGGGTGTGAGTTTTCCAACCGGAGCAAGTGCGGGTAATGTAATTTGGCAGAGTGCCGGAGGAGGAGGGAATGAGGCATTTATAGTAAAGTTCGACGCGAATGGTAATCGCCTGTGGGCTACCTTATACGGGGGGAATAAATGGGATCAGGGGAATAGTATTGCAACAGATCTTAACGGTAATGTGATTATTACGGGTTTTACATTGGGTGGGACATTCCCTATGGCAAAAACAGGTGTAAATATTGTCCAACAAGCGACTTTTGGGGGAGGTTTTGATGATGCTTTCCTTGTGAAGTTTTCCCCCACCGGAGGACTTCTATGGGCCACATATTGTGGAGGGGCAAGCGATGATGAAGGGAATGATATTGCCACAGATAGCGGAGGCAATATTGTTATTACGGGATGGACTGCCTCGGTCAATTTTCCAATACTCACTTTGGCATTAGCATACTCACAGGCTCCTGGCGGTGCAGATGCATTTGTAGTGAAATATAATACCGGTGGCGTACTTATTTGGTCAACTTATTATGGAGGAACTTCCACAGAGAAGGGTGTGGGTATTGCAACAGACTATGCAGACAATATTGTTATTACCGGATATACTTTTTCGACCGATTTTCCGGTTGGGGCAACTGCTGGAAATGTTATTCACCAGTCATCTTTATTAGGAACTGGGTGGGCTGCAGATGCCATTGTTGTAAAATTCGACAAGAATGGTTTGCGTCAGTGGGCCACATACTATGGGATTAGTAATCCCGCAAGTGTTTTTGGAGCATGGGCAGATGACATTGCTACTGACGGAGATAATAATATTTTCCTTTTAATGGAAGAAGAAGACACATATATTAATCCTGTCATTATTTCTACTCTCGCTGATGTATGTGCCTGGCAACCAAATTTTGGCGGCAAAGAAGATCAAATCATTGTAAAATTCGTGGCGAATGGGGAAAAAAAATGTGCAACTTATTTGGGTGGAACTGGTGAAGACGATATAGATTCTGGTGGAGGAATAGCCATTTTTGGTAATTCGTTGTTTATAACAGGATATAATTTAGATGGAGGGTATCCGGTCAGTGCTGGTGCATGGCAAACAGTTAAGGATATATGGGCTTCAGATGCCTTTGTAGCCTCCTTATGCACTAATATTTGTGAGGGTAAAATTCTTAGTTTAGACTTCTCGGAAAGCACCAATGATATATGCCCCAATATACCTATTACTTTTACGCCTACCGTTGCTAACTCCTGTGATACCACAGGCTATAAATTTCATTGGGTATTTACAGGAGGTAATCCTGCAACTTCCGATTCTGTAAAACCAACAATTTTATTTTCCCATGCAGGAACTCATGATGTTAAATTAGTGGTTACCACAATTTGTAAAAAGGATAGTATTGTAAAAATCAATAACATTACCGTCAACAGTTGCGGCTGTTCGTTATCTTCCCAAACAAACGTGAATACCAATGTTAGTTGTAATGGAGGTAATAATGGAAGTGCTACTGTTGTAATAAGCAATGGCAGCGGTGGAAACTATACTTATAAATGGAGCAATGGAAGTACTGGTATAACCACAGCTACAAGTATTTCCGTTACAGGCTTATCAGCAGGAGTATATACAGTAACTATTTCAGGGGGAATGTGTACATCTTCTTCCACAGTAACAATAATTTCACCCCCACCTATAATAGGCCAATTTACCAAA